GCTCGCTGTCGAGGCGCAGCAGCTGGTGCTCGAGATCATGCTGGCGCCGGTAATCGCGCTCGACGCGGTCGAGCGCGAGATAGAAGATGCCGAGGACGCCGCCGGCCGCCAGCAGGCTGATCAGGATCACGGCGATGATCGACCACTGGAAAGTGGACTCCAGCGCGGTGATGTCGCGCATCACCACCAGGTCGCCGACATGGCGCTTGCCGGCATCGCGGATCGGCACGCCGGCCAGGTGGATGGATCGCCCGAAATCGCTTATCTCGGCGGTACGGCCGGCAAGCAGTCGCTGCAGCAGGCGTTCGTCCAGTGCTGCCGGCAGCAGCTCCGCCGTCTGCGCCAGCACGGCATGCGTGCCGAAGCGCTCCCAGTTTCCGCTGCGCTGCATCAGGTCCAGGCCGCGCTGCCATTGCTCGGGCGTCAGGTGGCGCTTGTCCACCAGCACCAGCAAATCGATCGCCAGGCTATGCCGGATCTCGTCGAGCATGTGCTCGATCTCCTCGCCGATCTCCAGATAGCCGAGCAGTTCGCCGCCTTGCCGCCAGGGCATGACCAGGCGCAGCGTCAGCGTTCCCATCGGGCCCAGCTCCAGGCCGTGGGCGGGCTTCTGCTCTTCCCTGGCCTGCTGCAGCGTGACGCGCTGAATCTCGTCGCCGAACACGGCCGGGCTGTGGAAGCGGTACAGGCTGACGAGGTCCGGGCGGATGAAGTACAGGTGCGTGATCCGGTGTGCCGTGCTCAGGCTGCGGAACAGCTCGCCGCCCAATTGCGCCAGCGCCGTGCGATCGCCCCGGCGGAAGGCAGCCTGCATCGCCTCGTTGTCCATCATGGCGCGCAGCGTCGCCATCATCAGATTGGTGTCCTTGTCGAGCTTCTGCGCGAACAGCTTGGCCACCGCTGCCGAGCGCTCGGCCAGGTCGCGGTCGCGGATCCGCGTCTCGATGCCGTAGATGGCTACGGCAAACACGCACATGATGAACGCCAGCGTGACGGCCAGCGGGCCGATGAAGCGGGCCTTGATACGCTTGGGCGGACGGGCGGGCGAAACGGCGCTCATGCCCGGAAGTGTGCCCGAGTCACCCCGACGAAACAACGGAGAGTCAGCGCCTGGCGCCTCTTG
The window above is part of the Denitratisoma sp. genome. Proteins encoded here:
- a CDS encoding ATP-binding protein; the protein is MSAVSPARPPKRIKARFIGPLAVTLAFIMCVFAVAIYGIETRIRDRDLAERSAAVAKLFAQKLDKDTNLMMATLRAMMDNEAMQAAFRRGDRTALAQLGGELFRSLSTAHRITHLYFIRPDLVSLYRFHSPAVFGDEIQRVTLQQAREEQKPAHGLELGPMGTLTLRLVMPWRQGGELLGYLEIGEEIEHMLDEIRHSLAIDLLVLVDKRHLTPEQWQRGLDLMQRSGNWERFGTHAVLAQTAELLPAALDERLLQRLLAGRTAEISDFGRSIHLAGVPIRDAGKRHVGDLVVMRDITALESTFQWSIIAVILISLLAAGGVLGIFYLALDRVERDYRRQHDLEHQLLRLDSEHRRILQLEKLSAVGTMVGGIAHQLNNPLVGVVNLTQLAEREADDPARTRELLREIRSAGEDCRDFVKRMLGFSKVSCFESKPTDMAGLIEDTVLLFRQAESRHLPVEVKLPEAPVVLTVDPILIRHALFNLLLNAAQATAEGEGVIEISLERGEDKERNLPGWTLAVTDCGRGMTPDVMKKVFEPFFTTRSDGTGLGLPVVQHVALLHGGQVTVASEPGHGTRFAIWLPDTV